ATTCCATTTGCAACGTCACGATGCGGACGCCCGCCTGCACGCGGGCCCGCAGTTCCTCCCGGTCGAACGGTTTGGTGACGTAATCGTCGGCTCCCGACTGAAGGCCGGCCACAATGTCCTCTTTACTCCCACGCGCGGTGAGCAGGATGATGTAGATCGGCCGCTGAAGTGATCCGCGCACCCGGCGACA
This window of the Blastocatellia bacterium genome carries:
- a CDS encoding response regulator transcription factor; protein product: MRILVAEDDPVSRRVLETTLQKWGYDVVSVSDGQQAWAVLSSETAPPLAILDWMMPEVDGVELCRRVRGSLQRPIYIILLTARGSKEDIVAGLQSGADDYVTKPFDREELRARVQAGVRIVTLQME